A stretch of the Actinoalloteichus fjordicus genome encodes the following:
- a CDS encoding phosphatidate cytidylyltransferase, giving the protein MVVAGEKNAAPGVGTGILRESPASTTQDAALVPAVKPPSRTGRNLGAAVLVGLLLGAAILASLLWARHLFLVVIGAAVAVSTVETATAFRRARGMKVAMTPLLVGGQAMLWVSWPYGLDGVLTAFVLTVLACLLWRVPGGSENYLRDVAGSIFVAAYIPLFATFAALLVLPEDGVLRVVAFMLVVIGSDTGGYAVGALFGRHPMAPQISPKKSWEGFAGSLVAGVGAGLIMVTLMLGGQWWHGALFGVALVATATVGDLLESLVKRDIGVKDMGTLLPGHGGLMDRMDSLLPSAMVAWLLLNWFIPVA; this is encoded by the coding sequence ATGGTGGTGGCTGGTGAGAAGAATGCGGCACCGGGAGTCGGTACCGGCATCCTGCGGGAGTCTCCTGCGTCGACGACGCAGGACGCCGCCCTGGTTCCGGCGGTGAAGCCTCCGTCCAGGACGGGGCGGAACCTCGGTGCCGCGGTACTGGTCGGTCTGCTGCTCGGTGCCGCGATCCTGGCGTCCCTGCTGTGGGCGCGGCACCTGTTCCTCGTGGTCATCGGCGCGGCGGTGGCCGTGTCGACGGTGGAGACGGCCACCGCGTTCCGCCGGGCGCGCGGCATGAAGGTCGCCATGACGCCCCTGCTGGTGGGCGGTCAGGCGATGCTGTGGGTCTCGTGGCCCTATGGCCTGGACGGCGTGCTGACGGCCTTCGTGCTGACCGTGTTGGCGTGCCTGCTCTGGCGGGTGCCGGGCGGTTCGGAGAACTATCTTCGCGACGTCGCGGGATCGATCTTCGTTGCCGCCTACATCCCGTTGTTCGCGACCTTCGCCGCCCTGCTGGTGCTCCCGGAAGACGGGGTCCTGCGGGTGGTGGCCTTCATGCTCGTGGTGATCGGCTCGGACACCGGCGGTTACGCGGTCGGGGCGCTGTTTGGCAGGCACCCGATGGCACCGCAGATCAGTCCGAAGAAGTCCTGGGAGGGCTTCGCGGGCTCGCTGGTCGCAGGCGTCGGTGCAGGCCTGATCATGGTCACCCTGATGCTGGGCGGTCAGTGGTGGCACGGCGCCCTGTTCGGCGTCGCCCTGGTGGCGACGGCGACGGTGGGTGATCTGTTGGAGTCGCTGGTCAAGCGGGACATCGGGGTCAAGGACATGGGCACGCTGCTCCCCGGCCACGGCGGCCTGATGGATCGAATGGACTCGCTGCTGCCCTCGGCCATGGTGGCCTGGCTGCTGTTGAACTGGTTCATTCCCGTCGCCTGA
- a CDS encoding ABC transporter substrate-binding protein, whose translation MASEQDGRPAVRIARLWDGGSPRLTRRSMLRSMAFFAVAAQGAAACGVGAAPSPSDSASPDSSSVRNDVDEPVLNLYNWTDYIDEDTIPGFQEETGIRVVYDNFSSNDELEAKIASGAAGYDLVVPTDNFLRRFLRSDLLRPLDQDLLTNLDNLGSRFRDADYDPGNRYSVPWAWGTTGLAYSPAELGAEVTSLSAFDLPTARGRSILLDEARDGLALGMLALGHDPNSTEPADLDEAVEYLLDLKSRLGQITSDVIEPLSSGQAPLAQAYSGDVFQAQEANPDLAYVIPAEGGLSWVDVLCIPRDAPHAENAHRFIDHILQPEVGARLAEEIQYGSPNEAALPLIDPALRDDPLIYPSEEELARLPFTADLGPEVEARYADAWTRVKTG comes from the coding sequence ATGGCATCCGAGCAGGACGGACGACCGGCGGTGCGGATCGCACGACTGTGGGACGGGGGCAGCCCGCGCCTCACGCGCCGATCGATGTTGAGGTCGATGGCCTTCTTCGCGGTGGCCGCGCAGGGAGCGGCGGCCTGCGGAGTGGGCGCCGCGCCGTCCCCGTCCGACTCCGCCTCGCCGGACTCCTCGTCCGTGCGCAACGACGTCGACGAGCCGGTGCTCAACCTCTACAACTGGACCGACTACATCGACGAGGACACCATCCCCGGCTTCCAGGAGGAGACCGGCATCCGGGTCGTCTACGACAACTTCAGCTCCAACGACGAACTGGAGGCCAAGATCGCCTCGGGCGCGGCCGGGTACGACCTGGTGGTCCCCACCGACAACTTCCTGCGGAGGTTCCTGCGCTCCGATCTGCTGCGCCCCCTCGATCAGGACCTGTTGACCAATCTCGACAACCTGGGGAGTCGCTTCCGCGACGCCGACTACGACCCAGGGAACCGCTACTCCGTTCCGTGGGCCTGGGGCACGACCGGGCTGGCCTACTCGCCCGCCGAGCTGGGTGCGGAGGTGACCAGCCTGTCGGCCTTCGACCTGCCCACGGCGCGGGGCCGCAGCATCCTGCTCGACGAGGCTCGCGACGGCCTGGCGCTGGGCATGTTGGCGCTGGGACACGATCCGAACTCCACCGAGCCCGCCGACCTGGACGAGGCGGTGGAGTACCTGCTGGACCTGAAGAGCAGGCTCGGTCAGATCACCTCGGACGTCATCGAGCCGCTGTCCTCCGGCCAGGCACCGCTGGCCCAGGCCTATTCCGGGGACGTGTTCCAGGCCCAGGAGGCCAATCCCGACCTGGCCTATGTGATTCCAGCGGAGGGCGGGCTGTCCTGGGTCGACGTGTTGTGCATTCCGAGGGACGCACCGCACGCCGAGAACGCCCACCGCTTCATCGACCACATCCTGCAGCCCGAGGTCGGGGCGCGGCTGGCGGAGGAGATCCAGTACGGCAGCCCCAACGAGGCCGCCCTGCCACTGATCGATCCGGCGCTGCGGGACGATCCGCTGATCTACCCGTCAGAGGAGGAGCTGGCCAGACTGCCGTTCACCGCCGATCTCGGCCCCGAGGTGGAGGCCCGCTACGCGGACGCCTGGACCAGGGTGAAGACCGGGTGA
- a CDS encoding M23 family metallopeptidase has translation MWRGVWAGLILVLALPAPVAAPMPTSLGRQQVAQADGQEPFVSPLKTVLTVVRAFDPPPHPYGPGHRGVDLFVSPGELVHAAGAGTVRHAGPVAGRPVVSIQHAAGLITTYEPVESMLSTGDRVSAGQPIGEAMRGHPGCTSEACLHWGARRDGVYVDPLTLLGRLRLRLLPW, from the coding sequence TTGTGGAGGGGCGTCTGGGCCGGGCTGATCCTGGTGTTGGCGCTGCCCGCGCCCGTGGCGGCGCCGATGCCGACCAGCCTGGGGCGTCAACAGGTCGCGCAGGCGGATGGCCAGGAGCCCTTCGTCTCGCCGTTGAAGACCGTCTTGACGGTGGTGCGTGCGTTCGATCCGCCGCCTCACCCCTACGGCCCCGGCCACCGTGGCGTCGACCTGTTCGTCTCGCCCGGTGAACTGGTTCATGCAGCCGGAGCGGGCACGGTGCGTCACGCAGGCCCGGTGGCGGGCAGGCCCGTGGTGTCGATCCAGCACGCGGCCGGACTGATCACGACCTATGAGCCGGTGGAATCGATGCTCTCGACCGGAGACCGGGTATCCGCAGGTCAGCCGATCGGCGAGGCGATGAGGGGACATCCCGGCTGCACCTCGGAGGCCTGCCTGCACTGGGGCGCCCGGCGCGACGGCGTCTACGTCGATCCGCTCACGCTGCTCGGTCGCCTGAGACTGCGGCTGCTGCCGTGGTGA
- a CDS encoding beta-class carbonic anhydrase, producing the protein MRVTDELITNNKAYSASFGLKLPLPPALKLTVVACMDSRLDVFEMLGLRLGDAHIIRNAGGVITDDMIRSVVISQRMLGTEEIILIHHTDCGMLTFTDDELKSEILAETGIKPEWAAEAFDDLDGDVRQSIKRIQTNPFIEHKNVRGFVFDVETGALREVV; encoded by the coding sequence ATGAGAGTCACCGACGAGCTGATCACGAACAACAAGGCCTACAGCGCGTCCTTCGGCCTCAAACTGCCGCTGCCGCCCGCCCTGAAACTCACCGTGGTCGCCTGCATGGACTCGCGACTCGACGTGTTCGAGATGCTGGGACTCCGCCTCGGCGACGCCCACATCATCCGCAACGCAGGCGGCGTGATCACCGACGACATGATCCGCTCCGTGGTGATCAGCCAACGGATGCTGGGCACCGAGGAGATCATCCTCATCCATCACACCGACTGCGGGATGCTCACGTTCACCGACGACGAGCTGAAGTCCGAGATCCTCGCCGAGACCGGCATCAAGCCGGAATGGGCCGCCGAGGCCTTCGACGACCTCGACGGCGACGTCCGGCAGTCCATCAAGCGCATCCAGACCAACCCCTTCATCGAACACAAGAACGTTCGAGGATTCGTCTTCGACGTCGAGACCGGGGCGCTGCGCGAAGTCGTGTGA
- a CDS encoding class I SAM-dependent methyltransferase, with amino-acid sequence MAFWSSRAGGPSSSGVLPSPNIWRWPGVYEVENRAQDREHALFVALRAAFDWAGLDVVDVGCGDGFHLPMLARDARSVVGVEPHPPLVRRARRRVAGLDSIRVLAAGAQRLPLPDASVDLVHARTAYFFGPGCEPGLREAERVLRPGGAIAIIDLDATRHPYGSWMRADLPDYSPADVEDFFAAQGFDCRRVDTLWRFDDRESLGSVLRIEFSRRVAARAIAQTPGLTLPVGYRLHVRRRPATVLLPGGRPTS; translated from the coding sequence ATGGCGTTCTGGTCTTCGCGTGCGGGCGGCCCGTCCTCGTCCGGTGTGCTGCCGAGTCCGAACATCTGGCGGTGGCCAGGGGTCTACGAGGTGGAGAACCGGGCTCAGGACCGCGAGCACGCTCTCTTCGTGGCGCTCCGGGCGGCCTTCGACTGGGCCGGGCTCGACGTGGTCGACGTGGGCTGTGGCGACGGCTTCCACCTGCCGATGCTGGCTCGCGATGCGCGGTCGGTGGTCGGCGTTGAGCCGCATCCGCCGTTGGTCCGTCGGGCGCGACGGCGGGTGGCAGGCCTGGACTCGATCCGGGTGCTGGCGGCGGGAGCGCAGCGCCTCCCGCTGCCGGACGCGAGTGTCGATCTCGTCCACGCGCGGACGGCGTACTTCTTCGGTCCCGGATGTGAGCCGGGACTCCGGGAGGCCGAGCGGGTGCTGCGTCCCGGCGGGGCGATCGCGATCATCGATCTGGACGCCACGCGGCACCCCTATGGGAGCTGGATGCGGGCCGACCTGCCCGACTACTCGCCCGCCGACGTGGAGGACTTCTTCGCGGCGCAGGGCTTCGACTGTCGTCGGGTGGACACGCTGTGGCGGTTCGACGACAGGGAGAGCCTGGGCTCGGTCCTGCGTATCGAGTTCTCCCGTCGGGTGGCCGCGCGCGCGATCGCGCAGACGCCGGGCCTGACGTTGCCCGTCGGCTACCGCCTGCATGTGCGGCGTCGGCCCGCCACCGTGCTGCTGCCGGGCGGGCGACCGACGTCCTGA
- the rpsB gene encoding 30S ribosomal protein S2, producing MAVVTMKQLLDSGVHFGHQTRRWNPKMKRYIFTERNGIYIIDLQQTLSYINRAFEFIRETVAHGGSILFVGTKKQAQEAISEQALRVGMPFVNQRWLGGMLTNFTTVHKRLQRLKELESMEQTGGFQGRTKKEILMLTREKDKLARTLGGIRDMAKVPSAVWIVDTKKEHIAVGEARKLGIPVVAILDTNCDPDEVDYPIPGNDDAIRSAALLTRVVADGVAEGLMTRSGRNNSAPEGEDKPQPGATDEPLAEWEKELLTGAEAEKPQAEATEQPAEQPAEQPAQA from the coding sequence ATGGCCGTCGTCACCATGAAACAGCTGCTCGACAGCGGCGTTCACTTCGGACACCAGACTCGTCGGTGGAACCCGAAGATGAAGCGCTACATCTTCACCGAGCGCAACGGCATCTACATCATCGACCTCCAGCAGACGCTGTCCTACATCAACCGGGCCTTCGAGTTCATCAGGGAGACCGTCGCGCACGGCGGTTCGATCCTGTTCGTCGGCACGAAGAAGCAGGCGCAGGAGGCGATCTCCGAGCAGGCACTGCGCGTGGGGATGCCGTTCGTCAACCAGCGCTGGCTGGGCGGGATGCTCACCAACTTCACCACCGTGCACAAGCGCCTCCAGCGTCTCAAGGAGCTGGAGTCGATGGAGCAGACCGGTGGCTTCCAGGGTCGCACCAAGAAAGAGATCTTGATGCTGACCCGTGAGAAGGACAAGCTGGCGCGCACGCTCGGCGGTATTCGCGACATGGCGAAGGTGCCCAGTGCGGTGTGGATCGTGGACACCAAGAAGGAGCACATCGCCGTCGGCGAGGCCCGCAAGCTGGGCATCCCGGTCGTCGCGATCCTGGACACCAACTGCGACCCCGACGAGGTCGACTACCCGATTCCGGGTAACGACGACGCGATTCGCTCCGCCGCTCTGCTGACCCGTGTGGTGGCCGACGGCGTCGCGGAGGGTCTGATGACTCGCTCCGGTCGCAACAACAGCGCGCCCGAGGGCGAGGACAAGCCGCAGCCGGGCGCGACCGACGAGCCGCTCGCCGAGTGGGAGAAGGAGCTGCTCACGGGCGCCGAGGCCGAGAAGCCCCAGGCCGAGGCGACCGAGCAGCCTGCCGAGCAGCCTGCCGAGCAGCCCGCCCAGGCCTGA
- a CDS encoding ABC transporter ATP-binding protein, whose translation MTDESAEFHPREQRTPDTFAPVAVALSGVTRRYGDQIVLDDLSLRVHEGEFFSILGPSGSGKTTLLRMIAGFADPERGTIELDGVDMVGVPPYRRDVNTVFQSYALFPHLDVWNNVAYALRRKGLRGGELRRRVGEHLELVQLSGFARRRPHQLSGGQQQRVAVARALAARPRVLLLDEPLGALDAQLRGRMQVELMRIQREVGTTFLYITHDQEEALVLSHRLAVLAGGRIRQVGYPEDVYERPASRFVASFLRSSATGTTNILDSEVVGHDAAADLLELRVGPGARLRATLPAGTAARAGSRVVLTVRPEKVHVYDVDGSVAPPSGWCLLPGTVVDIVYTGVSTQYLVRVPATGGDTLVAFVQNTRRISDAGGPGQPVLLAWDPEHSVLLADDADLDDHGAAEAGP comes from the coding sequence GTGACCGACGAGTCGGCGGAGTTCCATCCCCGAGAACAGCGCACCCCCGACACCTTCGCCCCGGTCGCGGTCGCGTTGTCCGGGGTCACCCGACGTTACGGGGACCAGATCGTGCTCGACGATCTCTCGCTGCGGGTGCACGAGGGCGAGTTCTTCTCGATCCTCGGGCCGTCCGGCAGCGGCAAGACGACCCTGCTGCGGATGATTGCAGGCTTCGCCGACCCCGAGCGCGGGACCATCGAACTCGACGGCGTCGACATGGTCGGCGTGCCGCCGTACCGGCGCGACGTCAACACCGTGTTCCAGTCCTATGCGTTGTTCCCGCACCTGGACGTCTGGAACAACGTGGCCTATGCGCTGCGCCGCAAGGGGCTGCGCGGGGGTGAGCTGCGGCGACGGGTCGGCGAACATCTGGAGCTCGTCCAACTGTCCGGTTTCGCCCGGCGCAGGCCGCACCAGCTCTCCGGCGGCCAGCAACAACGGGTCGCGGTGGCGAGGGCACTGGCCGCTCGCCCGCGTGTGCTGCTCCTCGACGAGCCGCTCGGCGCGCTGGATGCTCAGCTTCGCGGGCGGATGCAGGTCGAGCTGATGCGTATTCAACGCGAGGTCGGCACGACCTTCCTCTACATCACCCATGATCAGGAGGAGGCACTGGTCCTCTCGCATCGCCTCGCCGTGCTCGCGGGCGGACGCATCCGGCAGGTCGGCTACCCCGAGGACGTCTACGAGCGCCCGGCCAGCAGGTTCGTCGCGAGCTTCCTGCGTTCCTCCGCCACGGGCACGACGAACATCCTGGACAGCGAGGTCGTCGGGCACGACGCGGCCGCCGACCTGTTGGAGCTGCGGGTGGGTCCGGGCGCGCGCCTGCGCGCGACGCTGCCTGCCGGGACCGCCGCCCGGGCGGGCAGCCGCGTGGTACTGACGGTCCGGCCGGAGAAGGTGCACGTCTACGACGTGGACGGATCGGTGGCGCCGCCCTCGGGCTGGTGCCTGCTGCCGGGCACCGTCGTCGACATCGTCTACACCGGCGTGTCCACCCAGTATCTGGTGCGGGTCCCCGCGACGGGCGGGGACACCCTGGTGGCGTTCGTGCAGAACACCCGGCGGATCAGCGATGCGGGCGGTCCGGGCCAGCCCGTGCTGCTGGCCTGGGACCCCGAGCACAGCGTGCTGCTGGCCGACGACGCCGATCTCGACGACCACGGCGCGGCGGAGGCGGGACCATGA
- the rlmN gene encoding 23S rRNA (adenine(2503)-C(2))-methyltransferase RlmN, which translates to MTALPLVFDAPRRGLPPRHLADLAAADRKAAVAELGEKPFRAAQLAHHYFGRLSTDAESMTDIPAASRERLVSELLPTLFTTVRDVTTDEGTTRKTLWRAHDGTLVESVLMRYTDRATVCISSQAGCGMACPFCATGQGGLQRNMSTAEIVDQVRSAAAVMRDGLMPGGPGRLSNVVFMGMGEPLANYKRVVAAVRRICDPAPDGLGLAQRSVTVSTVGLAPAIRKLADEGLQVTLAVSLHTPDDELRDTLVPVNTRWTVAEVLEAARYYADRTGRRVSIEYALIRDVNDQPWRADLLAKLLRRHLGQLVHVNLIPLNPTPGSKWDASPKPVEREFVRRVQEGGVSCTVRDTRGQEIAAACGQLAAEG; encoded by the coding sequence ATGACTGCGCTACCTCTCGTCTTCGACGCACCGCGCCGCGGCCTGCCGCCGCGCCACCTCGCCGACCTCGCCGCCGCCGACCGCAAGGCCGCCGTGGCCGAGCTGGGGGAGAAGCCCTTCCGGGCCGCCCAGCTCGCACACCACTATTTCGGTCGGCTGAGCACCGACGCGGAGTCGATGACCGACATCCCGGCCGCCAGCCGGGAACGGCTGGTCAGCGAGCTGCTGCCCACGCTGTTCACCACGGTCCGGGACGTGACCACGGACGAGGGCACCACCCGCAAGACGCTGTGGCGGGCTCACGACGGCACCCTCGTCGAGAGCGTCCTGATGCGGTACACCGATCGCGCGACGGTCTGCATCTCCAGCCAGGCGGGCTGTGGAATGGCCTGTCCGTTCTGCGCCACCGGTCAGGGCGGACTGCAACGCAACATGTCCACGGCGGAGATCGTCGACCAGGTCCGTTCCGCTGCGGCCGTGATGCGCGACGGGCTGATGCCCGGCGGCCCCGGCAGGCTGTCGAACGTGGTCTTCATGGGCATGGGCGAGCCCTTGGCGAACTACAAACGGGTGGTTGCCGCCGTGCGCCGCATCTGCGATCCGGCCCCCGACGGGCTCGGGCTGGCGCAGCGGTCGGTGACGGTCTCGACCGTGGGGCTCGCTCCCGCGATCCGCAAGCTCGCCGACGAGGGACTCCAGGTGACACTGGCCGTCTCGCTGCACACGCCCGACGACGAGCTGCGGGACACGCTGGTGCCGGTCAACACGCGGTGGACGGTGGCCGAGGTGCTGGAGGCCGCCCGGTACTACGCGGACCGTACCGGCAGGCGGGTGTCCATCGAGTACGCCCTCATCCGCGACGTCAACGACCAGCCATGGCGGGCCGACCTCCTGGCGAAGCTGCTGCGCAGGCACCTGGGCCAACTCGTCCACGTCAACCTGATTCCGCTGAACCCGACGCCGGGGAGCAAGTGGGACGCCAGCCCCAAGCCGGTGGAACGCGAGTTCGTCCGCCGCGTGCAGGAGGGCGGCGTGAGCTGCACCGTTCGGGACACCAGGGGACAGGAGATCGCCGCCGCCTGCGGCCAGCTCGCCGCGGAGGGCTGA
- a CDS encoding DUF2631 domain-containing protein, with product MAARSARSSSAVEKRPATTVDPHEEPSAEWGWHGGFPVGTRVAGWVGALSVFAMLIGNHEGHTEDLWLIFLGAGMVAALIWDQVRRRTSWRN from the coding sequence GTGGCCGCTCGTTCTGCAAGGTCCTCGTCGGCAGTGGAGAAGCGTCCCGCCACGACCGTCGACCCCCATGAGGAGCCCTCGGCCGAATGGGGCTGGCACGGCGGCTTCCCCGTCGGCACGCGGGTGGCAGGCTGGGTGGGCGCCCTCTCCGTGTTCGCCATGCTGATCGGCAACCACGAGGGTCACACCGAGGACCTCTGGCTGATCTTCCTCGGCGCAGGCATGGTCGCCGCGCTGATCTGGGACCAGGTCCGCCGCCGGACCTCCTGGCGTAACTGA
- the tsf gene encoding translation elongation factor Ts, whose translation MANYTAADVKRLRELTGSGMMDCKKALEQTDGDMDKAVEILRIKGAKDVGKRAERVTANGLVAADGGVLLELNCETDFVAKTAAFEELAAQIVAAAKASSAGDVAALKAAPIADGRTVDELVQEQSAKIGEKLEIRRVVCFDGPVSVYLHRRSSDLPPAVGVLVEFEGGSEQAARGIAMQIAALHPRYVTRDEVPADIVENERRIAEQTAREENKPEAALSRIVEGRLNGFFKDVVLVDQPSVQDSKKQVKALLSDAGMTVKRFARFEVGQA comes from the coding sequence ATGGCGAATTACACGGCGGCTGATGTCAAGCGTCTCCGCGAGTTGACCGGCTCCGGGATGATGGACTGCAAAAAGGCCCTGGAGCAGACCGACGGCGACATGGACAAGGCCGTCGAGATCCTGCGCATCAAGGGCGCCAAGGACGTCGGCAAGCGTGCCGAGCGCGTCACGGCCAACGGCCTGGTCGCGGCGGACGGCGGCGTCCTGCTCGAACTGAACTGCGAGACGGACTTCGTCGCGAAGACCGCCGCCTTCGAGGAGCTGGCCGCGCAGATCGTCGCCGCCGCCAAGGCGAGCTCGGCAGGCGACGTCGCGGCGCTCAAGGCGGCTCCGATCGCCGACGGCAGGACCGTCGACGAGCTGGTCCAGGAGCAGTCGGCCAAGATCGGCGAGAAGCTCGAGATCCGCCGCGTGGTCTGCTTCGACGGCCCGGTCTCGGTCTACCTGCACCGCCGTTCCTCCGACCTGCCGCCCGCAGTGGGTGTGCTGGTGGAGTTCGAGGGTGGCAGTGAGCAGGCCGCTCGTGGCATCGCGATGCAGATCGCCGCGCTGCACCCCCGCTACGTCACCCGTGACGAGGTGCCCGCCGACATCGTCGAGAACGAGCGTCGGATCGCCGAGCAGACGGCCCGCGAGGAGAACAAGCCCGAGGCCGCGCTCAGCCGGATCGTCGAGGGCAGGCTCAACGGGTTCTTCAAGGACGTCGTCCTTGTCGACCAGCCTTCGGTGCAGGACTCCAAGAAGCAGGTCAAGGCGCTGCTCAGCGATGCAGGCATGACCGTGAAGCGTTTCGCGCGCTTCGAGGTCGGCCAGGCCTGA
- a CDS encoding FliA/WhiG family RNA polymerase sigma factor: MTEPTPVPDDAGGGSRTATVRQDERRASGTDVVRGTGSGRPGTAPVGGPQTRDAAGPRQRVPSTARSDAAERSADVEAGIVALWRAYGGQRQRVLRDRLVLHYAPLVKYVAGRVGTGLPSHVDVADLIQSGIFGLVDAIEKFEPERGLKFETYAMQRIRGAILDDLRAQDWVPRSVRSRARDVERAIERLEGKLQRTASDPELATELGIDVGELRDLFAQLQLTSVVALDELIAAGRGSASLAETLPDERAEDPVANLVDRDSRRQLAEAIAQLAERDRVVVTLYYFENLTLAEIGRVLGVTESRVCQLHTRAVLRLRAKLAEQV; encoded by the coding sequence ATGACCGAACCCACCCCCGTTCCTGACGATGCCGGGGGAGGTTCCCGTACTGCCACCGTGCGCCAGGATGAGCGACGCGCGAGCGGAACCGATGTCGTGAGAGGCACCGGTTCGGGTAGACCAGGGACAGCTCCGGTGGGCGGCCCGCAGACACGCGATGCCGCAGGTCCACGACAGCGCGTGCCGTCGACCGCCAGGTCGGATGCGGCGGAACGCAGTGCCGATGTCGAGGCGGGCATCGTCGCCCTGTGGCGGGCCTATGGCGGCCAGCGTCAACGTGTGCTGCGTGATCGCCTGGTGCTGCACTATGCCCCGCTGGTCAAGTATGTGGCGGGCCGAGTCGGCACCGGGCTCCCGTCCCACGTCGACGTGGCCGACCTGATCCAGTCCGGCATCTTCGGCCTGGTCGATGCCATCGAGAAGTTCGAACCAGAGCGTGGACTGAAGTTCGAGACCTACGCGATGCAGCGGATCAGGGGTGCGATCCTGGACGACCTCAGAGCCCAGGATTGGGTGCCCCGGTCGGTTCGTAGCCGCGCTCGCGACGTGGAGCGGGCGATCGAGCGGCTGGAAGGCAAACTGCAGCGCACCGCGAGCGATCCCGAGCTGGCCACGGAACTAGGGATCGACGTCGGGGAGCTGCGCGATCTGTTCGCTCAGCTCCAACTCACCAGTGTCGTCGCGTTGGACGAGCTGATCGCGGCAGGCCGGGGCTCCGCCTCTCTCGCGGAGACTCTGCCCGACGAACGGGCCGAGGACCCGGTGGCGAACCTGGTCGATCGGGACAGCAGGCGACAGTTGGCCGAAGCCATCGCCCAGCTTGCCGAACGGGACCGTGTCGTCGTGACCCTCTACTACTTCGAGAACCTGACCTTGGCCGAGATCGGCAGGGTCCTGGGGGTGACCGAGTCACGGGTCTGCCAGTTGCACACCCGAGCGGTGCTGCGGCTGCGAGCCAAGCTCGCCGAACAGGTCTAG
- the pyrH gene encoding UMP kinase: MTERSETAPGFRRVLLKLGGEMFGGGAVGVDPDVVHTVAAQIAAVVRGGVQVGVVIGGGNYFRGAELQQRGMERTRADYMGMLGTVMNCLALQDFLEREQGIDTRVQTAITMGQVAESYIPRRSIRHLEKGRVVIFGAGVGMPYFSTDTTAAQRALEIGAEIVLMGKAVDGVYTADPKRDPQATMFSHISHREVLERGLKVADATAFSLCMDNNMPILVFNLLNEGNIARAVRGEKIGTLVSTPGERSEY; the protein is encoded by the coding sequence TTGACCGAACGCAGCGAAACAGCACCTGGCTTCCGACGGGTGCTGCTCAAGCTCGGTGGTGAGATGTTCGGCGGCGGCGCCGTGGGCGTCGATCCCGACGTCGTGCACACCGTGGCCGCCCAGATCGCCGCAGTGGTGCGCGGCGGAGTCCAGGTCGGCGTGGTCATCGGGGGTGGCAACTACTTCCGAGGCGCGGAGTTGCAGCAGCGCGGGATGGAGCGCACCCGCGCCGACTACATGGGAATGCTCGGCACGGTGATGAACTGCCTGGCATTGCAGGACTTCCTGGAGCGGGAACAGGGCATCGACACTCGTGTGCAGACCGCCATCACCATGGGCCAGGTCGCCGAGTCCTACATTCCCCGCCGCTCGATCCGGCACCTGGAGAAGGGGCGGGTCGTGATCTTCGGCGCGGGCGTGGGGATGCCGTACTTCTCCACGGACACCACCGCTGCCCAGCGCGCGCTGGAGATCGGCGCCGAGATCGTGCTGATGGGCAAAGCCGTCGACGGCGTGTACACCGCCGACCCCAAGCGTGACCCGCAGGCCACGATGTTCAGCCACATCAGCCACCGTGAGGTGCTGGAGCGCGGTCTCAAGGTCGCCGACGCCACGGCGTTCAGCCTCTGCATGGACAACAACATGCCGATCCTGGTGTTCAACCTGCTCAACGAGGGCAACATCGCTCGGGCCGTGCGTGGTGAGAAGATCGGCACGTTGGTCAGCACCCCTGGCGAGCGCTCGGAGTACTGA
- the frr gene encoding ribosome recycling factor, with translation MHSKESAVIDIDESLLDGEEKMEKAVAVAKDELASVRTGRATPNMFNGIVVEYYGAPTPLNQVAGINIPEARQVVVKPYDASLLTAIEKAIRSSDLGVNPTNDGTIIRVLVPQLSEERRRDLVKVAKTKGEESKVTIRNIRRKVKDEIDRAVKDGDAGEDEGTRAEKELQSLTDKYVGQVEELVKHKESELLEV, from the coding sequence ATGCATAGTAAGGAGTCAGCCGTGATCGACATCGACGAGTCTCTTCTCGACGGCGAGGAGAAGATGGAGAAGGCGGTGGCCGTCGCCAAGGACGAACTGGCGAGTGTGCGTACCGGTCGGGCGACTCCGAACATGTTCAACGGCATCGTCGTCGAGTACTACGGCGCGCCGACGCCGCTGAATCAGGTGGCGGGGATCAACATCCCCGAGGCACGTCAGGTCGTCGTCAAGCCTTACGACGCGAGCCTGCTGACCGCCATCGAGAAGGCGATTCGCAGCTCGGACCTCGGCGTCAATCCCACCAACGACGGCACGATCATCCGAGTGCTGGTCCCGCAGCTCTCCGAAGAGCGCAGGCGTGACCTGGTGAAGGTGGCGAAGACCAAGGGCGAGGAGTCCAAGGTCACCATCCGGAACATCCGCCGGAAGGTCAAGGACGAGATCGACCGGGCGGTCAAGGACGGCGACGCGGGGGAGGACGAGGGCACCCGCGCCGAGAAGGAACTGCAGAGCCTCACCGACAAGTACGTCGGCCAGGTCGAAGAGCTGGTCAAGCACAAGGAAAGCGAACTGCTGGAGGTCTAG